One segment of Alnus glutinosa chromosome 2, dhAlnGlut1.1, whole genome shotgun sequence DNA contains the following:
- the LOC133861303 gene encoding uncharacterized protein At5g23160-like, whose amino-acid sequence MPMKNVSRNRFLLCFRPVVDMEVVLETEGVGDGDRSATEGLPYISAENKEETKQMLTPKRNLSRVIKAVMFETLLTKRLRDRKQSLLVKPERSHDLCDEKSVNRASVDTNIDQEITTTSGSSHSSSFRSSSVSSSRSSTDTTKQDCSINHRVQGVVEKPKKVEMGCSGFNSGILLLVISLIITILWGRVCAIIFASICAYFVPRRRVGYGRQESVIKLEKTESREHKKKVIMEGFLGRNHHRRH is encoded by the exons ATGCCAATGAAGAACGTTTCAAGAAACAGGTTCTTGCTCTGTTTTCGACCAGTTGTCGACATGGAAGTTGTTCTCGAGACTGAAGGCGTCGGTGATGGTGACCGGTCGGCCACCGAAGGTCTGCCGTATATCAGTGCGGAGAACAAGGAGGAAACGAAGCAAATGTTGACTCCAAAGCGAAACCTCTCTCGGGTGATTAAGGCCGTGATGTTTGAAACCTTATTG ACGAAGAGACTTCGTGACAGAAAGCAGAGTCTTTTGGTGAAACCAGAAAGGTCTCATGATTTGTGTGACGAAAAATCAGTGAATCGGGCGTCGGTGGACACTAATATCGATCAAGAAATTACAACCACTTCTGGGTCATCACATTCATCTTCGTTTCGTTCATCATCGGTGAGTTCCTCCAGGTCTTCGACTGACACAACGAAACAAGATTGTAGCATTAATCATCGAGTTCAAGGCGTTGTGGAGAAGCCAAAGAAGGTGGAAATGGGTTGCTCTGGTTTCAACTCCGGCATACTCTTGCTTGTGATTAGCCTTATTATCACAATCTTGTGGGGAAGGGTTTGTGCTATTATTTTCGCGTCAATTTGTGCATACTTTGTGCCTCGCCGGCGGGTGGGTTATGGCAGACAAGAAAGTGTGATCAAGTTGGAAAAGACAGAGTCCAGAGAGCACAAAAAGAAGGTCATAATGGAAGGCTTCCTTGGAAGGAACCACCACAGAAGGCATTAA